A region from the Streptosporangium sp. NBC_01756 genome encodes:
- a CDS encoding FecCD family ABC transporter permease encodes MKATGVPPRRDTGLRRLAWLPASVFLLVSMLAALLIGAADIAPGKVVLQLLDWLPFVSADSGLAPVEQGLLLELRLPRVLLAAIVGGLLAAAGAGYQGVFRNPLADPYLLGAAAGAGLTTTAAIVFMKGDNDALLIPVAAFAGAIGGVLLAYALGNVAGRGGGTATLVLAGVAVSSFLTAVQTFLQQLRVDELQRIYAWILGDVGGGWDQVRLVTPYAVVSVVIMLLHGRLLDVLSVGDDEAASLGLNVARVRLTVLLAASLATAAAVAVSGLIGFVGIVVPHVVRRLFGGSYRVVLPLSLLGGAVFLVFADLIARTVLAPAELPIGVVTAFFGAPFFVAVLRMTRRVET; translated from the coding sequence GTGAAGGCGACCGGTGTCCCGCCGCGGCGGGACACCGGTCTCCGTCGGCTGGCATGGTTGCCGGCCTCGGTCTTCCTGCTGGTGAGCATGCTCGCCGCCCTGCTGATCGGTGCGGCGGACATCGCGCCGGGGAAGGTGGTGCTGCAACTGCTCGACTGGCTGCCCTTCGTCTCCGCCGACTCCGGGCTGGCACCGGTCGAGCAGGGCCTGCTGCTGGAGCTCCGGCTGCCCAGGGTCCTGCTCGCCGCGATCGTCGGCGGGCTGCTGGCCGCCGCGGGCGCCGGCTACCAGGGCGTGTTCCGCAACCCGCTGGCCGATCCCTACCTGCTGGGAGCCGCCGCGGGTGCCGGTCTCACGACCACGGCGGCGATCGTGTTCATGAAGGGCGACAACGACGCCCTCCTCATCCCGGTCGCCGCGTTCGCGGGTGCCATCGGCGGCGTCCTGCTCGCCTACGCCCTGGGTAACGTCGCCGGCCGGGGCGGCGGCACCGCCACGCTGGTCCTCGCCGGCGTGGCGGTCTCATCCTTCCTCACCGCCGTCCAGACCTTCCTGCAACAGCTCAGGGTGGACGAGCTCCAGCGCATCTACGCCTGGATCCTCGGCGACGTCGGCGGCGGCTGGGACCAGGTCAGGCTGGTCACGCCGTACGCCGTGGTGTCGGTGGTGATCATGCTGCTCCACGGCAGGCTGCTCGACGTGCTCTCGGTCGGCGACGACGAGGCGGCCAGTCTCGGCCTGAACGTCGCCCGGGTCAGGCTGACCGTACTGCTCGCCGCCTCCCTGGCCACCGCGGCCGCCGTCGCGGTCAGCGGACTGATCGGCTTCGTCGGCATCGTCGTCCCGCACGTGGTCCGCCGCCTGTTCGGCGGCTCGTACCGTGTCGTCCTCCCGCTCTCGCTGCTCGGTGGCGCCGTCTTCCTGGTCTTCGCCGACCTGATCGCCCGGACCGTACTGGCCCCGGCCGAACTGCCCATCGGCGTCGTCACCGCCTTCTTCGGCGCGCCGTTCTTCGTCGCCGTGCTGCGCATGACCAGGCGGGTGGAGACGTGA
- a CDS encoding ABC transporter ATP-binding protein has product MSHIEARDLTVVLEPRTVLSGIDFQVRGGDWLAVIGANGAGKSTLLRALAGVLPCSGEVLIDGTPVRRLRPRDRARLLAYAPQAPALPVDMTVFDYALLGRTPYISYLGRESRRDREVTASVLDRLDLASFASRSLGHLSGGERQRVVLARALTQQAPVLLLDEPTTALDLGHQQQVLELLDRLRLADGLTVVTTLHDLSLAGQYADSMMLIAGGRVAASGVPAEVLTEKLIGEHFDARVRVGTGAGGRPEVHLERP; this is encoded by the coding sequence GTGAGCCACATCGAGGCGCGGGACCTCACCGTCGTCCTGGAGCCGCGGACCGTGCTGTCCGGCATCGACTTCCAGGTGCGCGGCGGTGACTGGCTGGCCGTCATCGGGGCCAACGGCGCGGGGAAGTCCACTCTGCTCAGGGCGCTCGCCGGGGTGCTGCCGTGCTCCGGCGAGGTGCTCATCGACGGCACGCCCGTCCGACGGCTCAGGCCCAGGGACAGAGCTCGGCTGCTCGCCTACGCCCCGCAGGCCCCGGCGCTCCCCGTCGACATGACCGTGTTCGACTACGCCCTGCTGGGCCGCACGCCGTACATCTCCTATCTGGGCAGGGAGAGCCGCCGTGACCGCGAGGTGACCGCGTCGGTGCTGGACCGGCTCGATCTGGCGTCGTTCGCCTCCCGCTCCCTCGGTCACCTGTCGGGAGGTGAGCGCCAGCGCGTCGTGCTCGCCAGGGCACTGACCCAGCAGGCCCCCGTGCTTCTGCTCGACGAACCCACCACCGCCCTGGACCTGGGGCACCAGCAGCAGGTCCTGGAACTCCTGGACCGGCTCCGCCTGGCCGACGGGCTGACCGTGGTCACGACCCTGCACGACCTGAGCCTCGCCGGCCAGTACGCCGACTCGATGATGCTGATCGCCGGAGGCCGGGTGGCGGCCTCCGGCGTCCCGGCCGAGGTGCTGACGGAGAAGCTCATCGGTGAGCACTTCGACGCCCGCGTCCGTGTCGGAACGGGTGCCGGTGGCCGTCCCGAGGTCCATCTGGAACGCCCGTGA
- a CDS encoding adenosylcobinamide amidohydrolase, producing the protein MKLSHRQEGGARLASLLWEFGPGRRAISSAMVGGGIGPVKWVLNAQVAGGYARMDPVNHLLEMAPPGPGVGMLTAASVDRFTRAADGGVEAVATVGLRVPTWAAAPDGVPDPELAPIHLPGTVNIIVAVPVAMSDAALVNAVMTVTEAKTQALLEAGFPCTGTASDAVCVAVRDDGPEELFGGPRSTWGARVARAVHDAVRRGARDWAERDRPTTLSQEIMGSSM; encoded by the coding sequence GTGAAGCTGAGCCACCGGCAGGAGGGCGGGGCCCGGCTGGCCTCGCTGCTGTGGGAGTTCGGCCCCGGCCGGCGGGCGATCTCCTCGGCCATGGTCGGCGGCGGCATCGGCCCGGTGAAGTGGGTGCTCAACGCCCAGGTGGCCGGCGGTTACGCGCGGATGGATCCGGTGAACCACCTGCTGGAGATGGCCCCGCCGGGGCCCGGCGTCGGCATGCTGACCGCGGCCTCGGTCGACCGGTTCACCCGGGCGGCCGACGGGGGAGTGGAAGCGGTGGCGACCGTCGGCCTGCGCGTCCCCACCTGGGCCGCCGCCCCCGACGGCGTCCCCGACCCCGAGCTCGCACCCATCCACCTCCCCGGCACGGTCAACATCATCGTCGCCGTACCGGTCGCGATGAGCGACGCCGCGCTGGTCAACGCGGTCATGACGGTGACCGAGGCCAAGACCCAGGCGCTGCTGGAGGCCGGCTTCCCCTGTACGGGCACGGCCTCCGACGCGGTCTGCGTGGCCGTACGCGACGACGGCCCCGAGGAGCTGTTCGGCGGACCCCGGTCGACCTGGGGTGCCCGCGTCGCCCGCGCCGTCCACGACGCCGTACGGCGAGGCGCCCGCGACTGGGCGGAACGCGACCGGCCGACTACTTTGAGTCAAGAAATTATGGGAAGTAGCATGTGA
- a CDS encoding Uma2 family endonuclease: MNERETPDNEQVTAMATTEPTTRRTVLQGEPPFTVNDLLTFPDDGNRYELFNGSLLVSPSPTPLHQRAIARLLRILEDAAPPEFEPLPEVNLRVGTQDFFIPDLVVVRAETVEDTELMFTPKDILLAVELVSPTSQMRDRHMKRSAYAAAGIPLYWRIELGDGPSLHVHELAGDDYKPAARHEAGKVATLFAPFEVSLDPAVLLRPRV; encoded by the coding sequence GTGAACGAGCGCGAGACTCCCGACAATGAGCAGGTGACCGCGATGGCGACGACAGAGCCGACTACCAGGCGGACGGTTCTTCAAGGAGAGCCGCCGTTCACCGTCAACGACCTGCTCACGTTCCCCGACGACGGGAACCGCTACGAGCTCTTCAACGGGAGCCTACTGGTGAGTCCCTCTCCAACCCCCCTGCACCAACGTGCGATCGCCCGTCTTCTGAGAATTCTCGAAGACGCTGCGCCGCCGGAGTTCGAGCCGCTACCGGAGGTCAACCTCCGGGTGGGCACCCAGGACTTCTTCATCCCCGATCTCGTCGTGGTGCGGGCGGAGACCGTCGAGGACACGGAGCTCATGTTCACCCCGAAGGACATCCTGCTGGCCGTCGAGCTGGTCAGCCCGACCTCCCAGATGCGCGACAGGCACATGAAGAGGTCCGCCTACGCGGCGGCGGGCATCCCGCTGTACTGGCGGATCGAGCTCGGCGACGGTCCTTCCCTGCATGTCCACGAGCTGGCCGGCGACGACTACAAGCCCGCGGCCAGGCATGAGGCGGGGAAGGTCGCGACGCTGTTCGCCCCCTTCGAGGTCTCTCTCGACCCCGCCGTGCTCCTGCGTCCGCGCGTCTGA
- a CDS encoding zinc ribbon domain-containing protein, with amino-acid sequence MRRFGSALTIFGGLVLAVAAMSPALAHEHPSGITDLVTPAVVRIEAEARVDITLLDHIGELVHVERSYTVPIGSGTGTVINPEGGMVTLTRVVKTDKDLEVYAANKVFAEHHKVKIPDDFKRHTIKNDQLNHHLQECYPPKQPTATCIIDVTTEIHVFPNISPPDKEGFKAEIVRADAKPDGPAVLVPVGRADGGAGLPTAPLAATVPDKDGSPVAVAGFTGRPAVNLPETVDIAHLRAGGTGESGRQFRDPQNKANEPEKLGALVDKGLLGGPVIEDKKGEVVGLLVGGGKDGRMIGVREITKALAEAKVAPRRGPIDAAFEQALTRFHTKYYGDAVPAFQRVLDLYPGHTVAAAHLKTSQQKRGTAEDEGAKKADAAVDGGDGPPLWLFPVVGGVLVVAVVAAALLLWRRRSSPEPGEVRSAPTRPGDTSTGGPRSGNTSLPVPGPPPPLRRPLPDEGAAPTVVVGRSFPALPKMSPTSPGQPVLVARDPGAKPADPAASGHTGARSADPAAQKYCTACGMRLGPAHRFCGYCGHPSEA; translated from the coding sequence ATGCGGCGATTCGGCTCGGCTCTGACGATCTTCGGCGGCCTCGTGCTGGCCGTCGCCGCGATGTCCCCCGCCCTGGCGCACGAGCATCCCAGCGGGATCACCGATCTGGTCACCCCCGCGGTCGTCCGGATCGAGGCGGAGGCGCGCGTCGACATCACCCTGCTGGACCACATCGGCGAGCTGGTCCACGTGGAGCGGAGCTATACGGTGCCGATCGGCAGCGGCACCGGCACCGTGATCAACCCCGAGGGCGGCATGGTCACCCTCACCCGGGTGGTCAAGACCGACAAGGACCTTGAGGTCTACGCCGCCAACAAGGTCTTCGCCGAGCACCACAAGGTCAAGATCCCCGACGACTTCAAGCGGCACACGATCAAGAACGATCAGCTCAACCACCATCTGCAGGAGTGCTACCCGCCCAAGCAGCCCACCGCGACCTGCATCATCGACGTGACCACCGAGATCCACGTCTTCCCCAACATCTCGCCTCCCGACAAGGAGGGGTTCAAGGCCGAGATCGTCCGCGCCGACGCCAAGCCCGACGGCCCCGCGGTGCTGGTGCCCGTCGGGCGCGCCGACGGCGGCGCGGGTCTGCCCACGGCGCCGCTCGCGGCCACGGTGCCAGACAAGGACGGGTCGCCGGTGGCGGTCGCCGGGTTCACCGGGCGGCCCGCCGTCAACCTGCCCGAGACCGTGGACATCGCGCACCTGCGCGCCGGGGGCACCGGTGAGAGCGGGCGGCAGTTCAGGGACCCGCAGAACAAGGCCAACGAGCCGGAGAAACTGGGCGCCCTCGTCGACAAGGGGTTGCTCGGCGGGCCGGTGATCGAGGACAAGAAGGGCGAGGTCGTCGGGCTGCTGGTCGGCGGCGGCAAGGACGGCCGGATGATCGGCGTCCGGGAGATCACCAAGGCGCTGGCCGAGGCGAAGGTCGCGCCCCGGCGCGGTCCGATCGACGCGGCCTTCGAGCAGGCGCTGACCCGCTTCCACACCAAGTACTACGGCGACGCCGTGCCCGCCTTCCAGCGCGTCCTGGACCTGTATCCCGGGCACACCGTGGCGGCGGCGCATCTGAAGACGTCCCAGCAGAAACGCGGCACCGCCGAGGACGAGGGGGCCAAGAAGGCGGACGCCGCCGTCGACGGAGGCGACGGGCCGCCGCTGTGGCTGTTCCCGGTCGTCGGCGGCGTGCTGGTGGTGGCCGTGGTGGCCGCCGCGCTGCTGCTCTGGAGGCGCAGGTCATCGCCGGAGCCCGGAGAGGTCCGGTCCGCGCCCACCCGCCCCGGTGACACCTCCACCGGGGGCCCCCGGTCCGGGAACACCTCGCTGCCGGTCCCGGGGCCGCCGCCTCCGCTGCGGCGTCCGCTGCCTGACGAGGGGGCCGCCCCGACCGTGGTGGTCGGCCGGTCCTTCCCCGCGCTGCCCAAGATGTCCCCGACCTCACCGGGGCAGCCCGTGCTGGTCGCGCGAGATCCCGGCGCCAAACCGGCGGACCCGGCCGCCTCGGGGCACACCGGTGCCAGATCGGCGGATCCGGCGGCCCAGAAGTACTGCACCGCCTGCGGGATGCGGCTGGGCCCCGCGCACCGCTTCTGCGGCTACTGCGGCCACCCCTCCGAGGCGTGA